From the Halomonas meridiana genome, one window contains:
- a CDS encoding DedA family protein, producing MTLEHLVANYGSFGFFVGASLEGEGIAMLGGIMSQQHLIGVWPAIIALALGSFLADQVFFLLGHGGRNSAIVRSVQGSAAGGRVVTTFNAHPDVFAFSLRFLYGLRTAGAVTIGTTDYPWSRFILLNAISALIWSAAWVTLGYMFGQALAPLFERLSGLSHFVWAGVAAALCIAVVAVMATRRRRTQRLTMRD from the coding sequence ATGACGCTTGAGCATTTGGTGGCGAATTATGGCAGCTTCGGCTTTTTCGTGGGGGCGAGCTTGGAGGGCGAGGGCATCGCGATGCTGGGCGGCATCATGTCTCAGCAGCACCTAATCGGCGTTTGGCCCGCTATCATCGCCCTGGCATTGGGCTCTTTCCTGGCGGATCAAGTGTTCTTCCTGCTTGGGCATGGAGGGCGCAATAGCGCTATCGTTCGTTCGGTGCAGGGGAGCGCAGCGGGTGGGCGTGTAGTGACCACGTTCAACGCCCACCCGGACGTTTTCGCGTTCTCCTTGCGCTTTCTTTATGGGCTACGCACGGCCGGTGCGGTGACGATTGGAACGACCGATTATCCTTGGTCACGATTTATCCTGCTTAATGCTATTTCAGCGTTAATCTGGTCGGCCGCCTGGGTCACGCTCGGTTATATGTTTGGTCAGGCCCTTGCGCCCCTTTTTGAGCGATTAAGCGGCCTTTCCCATTTTGTGTGGGCGGGTGTTGCCGCTGCCCTTTGCATCGCGGTAGTGGCCGTGATGGCTACCAGGCGGAGACGAACTCAGCGCTTAACGATGCGCGATTGA
- a CDS encoding nucleotidyl transferase AbiEii/AbiGii toxin family protein → MAREIYEAQVALLVRILPYVAKEEVFALKGGTAINLFYRDFPRLSVDIDLTYLPMKDRSDSLTDINEAMDRIAVSIEGGIVGAKTQRIKGGGGGATRLLARLGGAEIKIETSPVARGVVHEPQMRSVSDTVEDDFGYAEMRIVSFEDLFGGKLHAALDRQHPRDLYDVKLLYDNEGLTDALFRTLLVYIASSSRPSHELLNPNLIDLDQPYTQEFEGMTRTPVSLEELLSIRKRLIADIQSRFDENTKRFLLSLHDGLPDFDAIGRPEAANLPAVRWKLINLKKLKSDNASKHAEQRHELEHLLG, encoded by the coding sequence ATGGCACGTGAAATTTATGAGGCGCAGGTTGCGCTACTTGTACGTATCCTTCCGTATGTTGCTAAGGAAGAGGTCTTCGCGCTCAAGGGAGGCACAGCGATAAACTTGTTTTATCGTGATTTTCCCCGGTTATCGGTGGATATCGATCTGACCTATCTACCGATGAAAGATCGAAGTGACAGCCTTACTGATATCAACGAAGCAATGGATCGCATAGCGGTGTCTATTGAAGGCGGCATCGTTGGTGCCAAAACGCAACGTATAAAAGGCGGCGGTGGTGGAGCCACGCGTTTGCTGGCGCGTCTTGGTGGTGCGGAGATTAAGATTGAAACGTCACCCGTTGCACGTGGTGTTGTTCATGAGCCTCAAATGCGCTCAGTGTCCGATACTGTTGAGGATGATTTCGGCTACGCAGAAATGAGGATCGTTTCATTCGAGGACTTGTTTGGCGGAAAACTGCATGCCGCCTTAGATCGTCAACATCCGCGTGATCTTTATGATGTGAAGCTACTTTACGATAACGAGGGCCTAACGGATGCTTTGTTTCGCACCTTGTTGGTTTATATAGCGAGTTCTTCGCGCCCTTCACATGAGCTACTGAACCCAAACCTCATCGATCTTGATCAGCCTTATACACAAGAATTTGAGGGTATGACCAGAACTCCTGTTAGCCTCGAAGAACTGTTAAGCATACGTAAGCGATTGATTGCGGATATTCAGTCACGCTTTGATGAAAATACCAAACGCTTCTTACTGAGCCTGCATGACGGTCTACCGGATTTTGATGCCATCGGCCGCCCAGAAGCAGCCAATCTGCCTGCTGTACGCTGGAAACTCATCAATTTGAAAAAATTGAAAAGCGATAACGCCTCGAAACATGCTGAGCAACGCCATGAGCTGGAGCACTTGCTGGGATAA
- a CDS encoding type IV toxin-antitoxin system AbiEi family antitoxin — protein MSTQNKSILKNLLEAIPPGFMADTAWLERHGVSRFLARKYVENGWLERVNRGVFRRPAPSTAIDWKTCLLSMQHIMRYDIHIGGTTALSLQGYDHYLRLGSNAPVWVYGDTIPSWLSKLPLTAPIKIRNTSLFSDSSLGLANQRNNDEDALPWEWVLNMSMPERAVMEAMDELPDHESFHHLDMLFESLTTLRPKVLSVLLHSCKKIKVKRLFFVFADRHDHPWRKRLDVTAFNLGSGDRALVKGGKIHPRYRIMVPAEFTGEGASDGT, from the coding sequence ATGAGCACACAAAATAAATCAATATTAAAGAACCTATTAGAAGCCATACCACCTGGGTTTATGGCGGATACCGCTTGGCTTGAACGACATGGCGTTAGCCGCTTTCTGGCACGTAAATACGTCGAAAATGGCTGGCTAGAGAGGGTTAACCGAGGCGTATTCCGGCGTCCTGCGCCCAGCACAGCCATCGATTGGAAAACCTGCCTGCTCTCCATGCAGCACATCATGCGTTATGACATTCATATCGGAGGCACCACGGCACTCTCCTTGCAGGGGTATGATCATTATTTACGTTTGGGCAGCAATGCGCCTGTTTGGGTATACGGTGATACGATCCCTAGCTGGCTCAGCAAGCTACCACTTACCGCCCCCATCAAAATCCGCAACACGTCACTGTTTTCTGATTCATCGCTAGGGCTAGCTAATCAGAGAAACAATGATGAAGACGCACTGCCATGGGAGTGGGTGCTTAATATGTCGATGCCCGAAAGGGCGGTGATGGAAGCTATGGATGAGCTGCCCGACCACGAGAGCTTTCATCACCTCGATATGCTCTTTGAGAGCTTGACGACGTTACGCCCAAAAGTGCTGTCCGTGCTGCTGCACAGCTGTAAGAAGATTAAGGTAAAGCGGCTATTCTTTGTCTTTGCGGATCGCCATGACCACCCTTGGCGCAAGCGTCTTGATGTCACCGCGTTCAACCTTGGCAGTGGCGATAGGGCACTCGTCAAAGGCGGTAAGATTCATCCTCGCTATCGTATTATGGTGCCTGCAGAATTTACGGGGGAGGGGGCTAGCGATGGCACGTGA
- a CDS encoding SO_0444 family Cu/Zn efflux transporter, protein MTLITELLHIALTAAPWLLLGLVIAGLIKAWLPETLLQRWMGGRGLGSIVRAAVIGMPLPLCSCGAIPTAIALHRGGAGRGPTTTFLISTPGVGVDSILLTSVLLGPLMAVVRVVGALVTAIVTGLLVGFTRDAEAVAPVAKSGCCSSHGCHDHHADTGEPSGLSAGLRYAFSDLLDDISAWMFAGLLLAGVLVTLVPPDTLARFSGGLLALMLMAVVGIPLYICAAAATPVAAGLLLAGISPGMALVFLLAGPITSLATLAILRRELGNAALAVYLASVLIVTVLVGWSFDTAVRMAGWNPVEQASQVQELLPHWLEWLALAVLALVAIRPLRRRLLGF, encoded by the coding sequence ATGACGCTGATAACCGAGCTGCTACACATTGCTTTGACGGCAGCCCCCTGGTTGTTGCTGGGGCTGGTGATTGCCGGGCTGATCAAAGCCTGGCTACCCGAAACATTGCTGCAGCGCTGGATGGGTGGGCGTGGCCTGGGCAGCATTGTGCGGGCGGCGGTGATCGGGATGCCGCTGCCGCTGTGCTCCTGCGGGGCGATTCCCACCGCCATTGCCCTGCACCGGGGCGGTGCGGGGCGCGGGCCGACCACGACGTTTTTGATCAGCACCCCAGGCGTGGGCGTGGATTCGATTCTGCTCACCAGCGTGCTGCTTGGGCCGCTCATGGCGGTGGTGCGTGTTGTTGGGGCGCTGGTGACGGCCATTGTGACGGGCTTGCTAGTGGGCTTTACCCGCGACGCAGAGGCCGTTGCACCTGTCGCCAAGAGCGGTTGCTGCTCGTCGCATGGCTGCCATGATCACCACGCCGATACCGGCGAACCTAGCGGCCTCAGTGCGGGGCTACGTTATGCGTTTAGCGATCTGCTGGACGACATCAGCGCCTGGATGTTTGCCGGGCTGCTGCTGGCGGGAGTGCTGGTCACGCTGGTACCGCCGGATACCCTGGCACGATTTTCGGGTGGCCTGTTGGCGCTGATGTTGATGGCGGTGGTGGGCATACCGCTCTACATCTGTGCGGCCGCCGCCACGCCGGTGGCGGCAGGGCTACTGTTAGCCGGTATCTCGCCAGGAATGGCGCTGGTGTTCCTGCTGGCGGGGCCGATTACCAGCCTCGCCACGCTGGCCATTTTGCGCCGCGAGCTGGGTAATGCGGCGTTGGCCGTGTACCTCGCCAGCGTGTTGATCGTTACCGTGCTGGTGGGGTGGTCGTTTGATACGGCCGTCAGGATGGCCGGCTGGAACCCGGTGGAGCAGGCGAGCCAAGTACAAGAGCTGCTGCCCCACTGGTTGGAGTGGCTGGCCTTGGCGGTGCTGGCGCTGGTGGCTATCCGACCGCTGCGCCGACGTTTACTGGGCTTTTAA
- a CDS encoding PhzF family phenazine biosynthesis protein — MKIDLYQVDAFASKPFEGNPAAVCPLEAWLDDALLQAIAAENNLSETAFFVPTEAGYHLRWFTPSVEVDLCGHATLAAAWVVFHALGVVAEAVAFETRSGVLTVRREGDALVMDFPAKTLAPLNMHAGVAAALGGIEIEELLIADDIVVVVEEASVIERLMPDMQRLKQLPGRGVAVTAKGDDVDFVSRWFGPKVGVEEDPVTGSAHTSLAPYWAARLGKQALTARQGGARQGALSCVVEGERVMIKGRVAPYLMGQITLPDS; from the coding sequence ATGAAAATCGACCTCTACCAAGTAGATGCTTTCGCCTCAAAACCCTTTGAGGGCAACCCTGCAGCCGTGTGCCCGCTGGAGGCGTGGTTGGATGATGCGCTACTGCAGGCCATTGCAGCGGAGAATAACCTGTCCGAAACCGCATTTTTCGTACCCACGGAAGCGGGCTACCACTTGCGCTGGTTTACGCCTTCGGTGGAGGTGGATTTGTGCGGCCATGCTACGTTAGCAGCGGCGTGGGTGGTGTTCCATGCCCTGGGCGTGGTGGCCGAGGCGGTGGCCTTTGAAACCAGAAGCGGTGTACTGACCGTTCGCCGCGAAGGCGATGCGCTGGTGATGGACTTCCCCGCGAAAACGCTCGCACCGCTAAACATGCACGCGGGAGTCGCCGCTGCCCTGGGTGGTATCGAAATCGAAGAGCTGCTGATCGCGGATGACATCGTGGTGGTTGTCGAGGAGGCGAGTGTGATCGAACGCCTTATGCCGGATATGCAGCGGCTTAAACAGTTACCAGGGCGAGGTGTGGCCGTTACCGCGAAAGGCGATGATGTGGACTTTGTGTCTCGCTGGTTTGGCCCCAAGGTCGGCGTGGAAGAAGACCCGGTCACCGGCTCGGCGCATACGTCGCTCGCACCTTACTGGGCCGCGCGTTTAGGTAAGCAAGCACTGACTGCCCGCCAGGGTGGCGCACGCCAAGGCGCGCTGAGCTGCGTTGTAGAAGGCGAGCGCGTGATGATTAAAGGCCGCGTTGCGCCTTATCTAATGGGGCAAATCACGCTGCCTGATAGCTAA
- a CDS encoding helix-turn-helix domain-containing protein, whose translation MTHAYRIGEVATRTGCSPESIRHYEKLGLLPPPSRGEQGYRYYDQAAVERISFIRHGRHLGLDLHSIQELLTLSDHPDTDCSAADDIASRHLTHLEARIAKLQALADELRHVVHQCRGGKAADCQIIQTLYEHHPTCHEHGCRDAAAER comes from the coding sequence ATGACACACGCCTATCGCATTGGAGAAGTGGCTACCCGCACCGGCTGTTCACCGGAGAGCATCCGCCACTATGAGAAGCTTGGCTTGCTGCCGCCCCCGTCACGCGGTGAGCAGGGCTATCGTTACTACGATCAGGCGGCCGTCGAGCGCATCAGCTTTATACGCCATGGCCGCCACCTAGGGTTAGACCTACACAGCATTCAGGAGCTGTTGACGCTGTCTGACCACCCTGACACCGACTGCAGCGCCGCCGATGATATCGCCAGCCGCCATTTAACCCATCTGGAAGCGCGTATTGCCAAACTGCAAGCGCTCGCGGACGAGCTGCGCCACGTGGTTCACCAGTGCCGAGGCGGCAAGGCCGCCGATTGCCAAATCATCCAAACGCTCTACGAGCACCACCCCACCTGCCATGAGCATGGTTGCCGTGACGCCGCCGCTGAGCGCTAA
- a CDS encoding NYN domain-containing protein, producing the protein MTRVAIFVDTQNVYYTVREAYGKHFDYRRFWAQATASRDVVAARCYAIDKGDAKQREFQNILRSIGFDVRLKPFIQRADGSAKGDWDVGITLDAIEYAEKADVVVLVSGDGDFDLLAQKIREVHGKRVEVYGVPQLTAASLINAASEFIPIERDLLLG; encoded by the coding sequence ATGACACGCGTCGCTATCTTCGTGGATACCCAGAACGTCTATTACACCGTGCGCGAGGCCTACGGCAAACACTTCGATTATCGCCGTTTCTGGGCCCAGGCAACGGCCAGCCGGGACGTGGTAGCCGCCCGCTGCTATGCCATCGATAAAGGCGACGCCAAGCAGCGTGAGTTCCAGAATATCCTCCGCTCGATTGGTTTTGATGTCCGGCTCAAGCCCTTCATACAGCGCGCGGATGGCTCCGCCAAGGGCGACTGGGACGTGGGCATCACTCTCGATGCCATTGAATACGCCGAGAAAGCGGATGTGGTGGTGCTGGTCTCCGGCGATGGCGACTTCGATCTGTTAGCCCAGAAAATTCGCGAGGTGCACGGCAAACGCGTCGAGGTCTACGGTGTGCCCCAGCTCACCGCTGCCTCGCTCATTAACGCCGCGAGCGAGTTCATTCCTATCGAGCGTGATCTGCTGCTGGGGTAA
- a CDS encoding amidohydrolase family protein has protein sequence MADLTRRQMLGGTAAVMAMFAGLNVPTVVSAQPRHARGPLLLTNLQLFDGSGSAVQSGVSVRIDEGRIQALLPADAAADGAQVIDCGGRVLMPGLIDAHWHTTLAAITQTTAMTADVGYIHLVAAQEAKRTLMRGVTSVRDVGGPSFALQRAINEGIVDGPRIFPAGAMISQTSGHGDFRMRHEIPRGSNSPLSEQERQGVAAIADGEDEVLRRTREQLMLGASQIKLMAGGGVASLYDPLDSTQFTERELRAAVEAADDWGTYVMVHVYTPKGIQRSLRAGVKSIEHGQLADEETARMMAGEGAWWSLQPFLQDEDANVYPDAARRESQRQVAEGTVRAYELAQRFDIHTAWGTDILFSPQNTPNQLRQLAKLTRFYDPLTVLAMATSRNGELLALSGPRNPYPGTLGKIEPGAWADLLLVDGDPSRSLDFLHDPEQNLRMIMKGGRIYKDTR, from the coding sequence ATGGCCGACCTCACGCGCCGCCAAATGCTGGGTGGCACGGCAGCGGTCATGGCGATGTTTGCCGGGCTCAACGTGCCCACGGTGGTGAGTGCGCAGCCGCGTCACGCCAGGGGCCCGCTGCTGCTGACCAACCTACAACTGTTTGATGGCAGCGGCAGTGCGGTGCAGAGCGGCGTGTCGGTACGTATCGACGAGGGGCGCATTCAAGCGTTGCTGCCCGCCGATGCCGCAGCCGACGGGGCGCAGGTGATCGACTGCGGTGGCCGCGTCCTCATGCCCGGACTCATCGACGCCCACTGGCACACCACGCTGGCAGCGATTACCCAAACCACCGCCATGACGGCTGATGTGGGCTACATCCATCTGGTGGCGGCCCAGGAAGCCAAGCGCACGCTCATGCGCGGCGTAACGTCAGTACGTGATGTGGGCGGGCCGTCGTTTGCGCTACAGCGCGCCATTAACGAAGGCATCGTCGATGGGCCGCGTATTTTCCCCGCCGGGGCGATGATTTCCCAAACCTCCGGGCACGGCGATTTCCGTATGCGCCATGAGATTCCACGGGGCTCGAATTCCCCGCTCAGCGAGCAGGAGCGCCAAGGGGTCGCGGCGATTGCCGATGGGGAGGATGAAGTCCTGCGACGCACCCGTGAGCAGCTCATGCTCGGCGCCTCACAAATCAAGCTGATGGCCGGTGGCGGCGTGGCCTCGCTGTACGACCCACTCGACAGCACCCAGTTTACCGAACGCGAACTGCGCGCCGCCGTAGAGGCTGCCGACGACTGGGGCACCTACGTCATGGTGCATGTATACACCCCAAAAGGCATACAGCGCTCGCTGCGGGCAGGCGTCAAATCCATCGAACACGGCCAGCTCGCCGATGAAGAGACCGCCCGCATGATGGCAGGCGAAGGGGCGTGGTGGAGCCTGCAGCCGTTCTTGCAGGACGAAGACGCCAACGTGTACCCCGACGCCGCCCGTCGCGAATCCCAGCGGCAAGTGGCCGAAGGCACCGTGCGCGCCTACGAACTCGCTCAGCGCTTCGACATCCACACGGCCTGGGGCACCGACATTCTGTTCAGCCCACAAAACACGCCTAACCAGCTGCGCCAACTGGCCAAACTCACCCGCTTCTACGACCCGCTCACGGTGCTGGCCATGGCCACCAGCCGCAATGGCGAGCTGCTGGCGCTTTCTGGCCCGCGTAACCCCTACCCCGGCACGCTCGGTAAGATCGAACCCGGTGCCTGGGCCGACCTGCTGCTGGTGGATGGTGACCCTAGCCGTAGCCTCGATTTTCTGCACGACCCTGAACAGAATCTGCGGATGATCATGAAAGGCGGGCGTATTTACAAAGACACCCGCTAA
- a CDS encoding methyl-accepting chemotaxis protein, which yields MSRLIHNLSIKKTLTIAMGTLVLFMLLLSALSIVINKNGTRSLHEIADVGVRQMNAINRSEANLTQANASTREYLKAWQENETTSELNRWKLEAETYLSSAEQRIVEFNTIASPPESEREALAAEINQIYQRYTDTLNRVLQAATLGAAQDAWLPVIELRREFQGTVRNFVQLTEARTKDILTEDKKNSQLTLLATLFIMSFALLMVVLARLVIVKAIINPINHTVTHLTAIASGDLTQDIQRLGRNEIGVLLSGLHEMQSQLTSIVQSLKLNSDNLFTGTNEISIGTQDLSSRTEEQASALQETAASLDELTATVKMNADNAAEANKITSSAAKTAHTSAEESEQMLAMMRELEENATKMGEIVGIIDGIAFQTNLLALNASVEAARAGEQGRGFAVVANEVRQLASRSSQSASQIRSMLEISRSKTVECSGQAQKSGTTIRELADNVSKVSALMAEITQASEEQSRGIDQVNIAISQIDSVTQQNAALVEESSTAAASLEEQAKQLAEITAQFTVAAYAPARQAPLAPPANYLSASTPARNTKREAEAFELDWQTF from the coding sequence ATGAGCCGTCTCATCCATAATCTTTCGATCAAAAAAACGCTGACTATCGCCATGGGCACGCTGGTGTTATTCATGCTGCTGCTCTCTGCGTTGAGCATCGTCATCAATAAAAATGGCACCCGCTCCCTGCATGAAATCGCAGACGTGGGAGTGCGTCAGATGAACGCCATCAACCGCTCCGAAGCGAACCTGACCCAAGCCAATGCCAGCACTCGGGAATACCTCAAAGCATGGCAAGAGAATGAAACAACGAGTGAATTGAACCGCTGGAAGCTAGAAGCAGAGACGTATTTATCCTCCGCCGAGCAGCGCATAGTCGAGTTCAATACCATCGCCTCACCGCCCGAGAGCGAGCGGGAAGCGCTTGCCGCCGAGATCAATCAGATCTATCAACGTTATACCGACACACTCAACCGCGTACTTCAAGCGGCCACTCTAGGAGCTGCACAAGACGCTTGGCTACCGGTCATAGAATTAAGAAGAGAGTTTCAAGGCACGGTGCGTAACTTCGTGCAATTAACGGAAGCCAGAACGAAAGACATATTGACCGAAGATAAAAAGAACAGCCAACTCACGTTATTGGCCACCCTATTTATCATGAGCTTTGCTTTACTCATGGTGGTATTGGCTCGTCTCGTCATCGTGAAAGCCATCATTAACCCCATCAATCATACCGTCACACATTTAACAGCGATTGCCAGTGGCGACTTAACACAAGACATTCAGCGTTTAGGCCGTAACGAAATCGGCGTGCTGCTGTCCGGGTTACATGAGATGCAGTCGCAACTCACCAGTATCGTGCAAAGTTTAAAATTAAACAGCGACAACTTATTTACCGGCACGAATGAAATTTCCATCGGCACGCAGGATTTATCATCGCGTACGGAAGAGCAGGCTTCCGCCCTGCAAGAAACCGCTGCCAGCCTGGATGAGCTGACCGCCACGGTCAAAATGAACGCCGACAACGCCGCCGAGGCCAACAAGATCACCTCAAGCGCGGCCAAAACCGCCCACACCTCCGCCGAGGAGAGTGAGCAGATGCTGGCGATGATGCGCGAGCTGGAAGAGAACGCCACGAAAATGGGTGAGATCGTCGGCATCATTGACGGCATTGCCTTCCAAACCAACTTGCTGGCACTCAACGCCTCGGTCGAAGCGGCGCGAGCGGGTGAGCAGGGCCGAGGCTTCGCCGTCGTGGCCAACGAAGTGCGCCAGCTCGCCAGCCGCAGCTCCCAGTCGGCGAGCCAAATCCGCTCGATGCTGGAAATCAGCCGTTCCAAAACCGTGGAGTGTTCAGGCCAAGCGCAGAAAAGCGGCACGACCATTCGCGAACTGGCCGATAACGTCAGCAAGGTATCCGCACTGATGGCCGAAATCACCCAAGCCTCGGAAGAGCAGAGCCGAGGAATCGATCAGGTGAATATCGCCATCTCGCAAATTGACTCCGTCACTCAGCAGAACGCCGCGCTGGTGGAGGAGTCCAGCACCGCCGCCGCCTCGCTGGAAGAGCAAGCCAAACAGCTCGCCGAGATCACCGCCCAGTTCACCGTGGCCGCTTACGCACCCGCCCGCCAAGCGCCGCTTGCCCCACCGGCCAACTACCTATCGGCCTCCACGCCTGCACGAAACACGAAGCGGGAAGCCGAGGCGTTCGAGCTGGATTGGCAAACGTTCTAA
- a CDS encoding DUF808 domain-containing protein has protein sequence MAIGGLIGLLDDVAALAKLTAASLDDVSAAAGRATAKAAGVVVDDAAVTPQYLHGVVAERELAIVKQIALGSIRNKLIFILPAALLLNYFLPGLLPIILMIGGTYLAFEGAEKVWHKLSGQHDDDKPAVEKGPEAEKKIVSGAIRTDLILSAEIMVIALATVSHQGFWSQLASLVVVAFVITVLVYGVVALLVRMDDVGLKLAQRDHSGIQALGRGLVTAMPKVLATISVVGTIAMLWVGGHILMVNLGAAGTGWLKAPYEWVHHIELGIREATWALGGTLGWSFNTLCSAVIGFLVGSVVVGGLRFVPAKRAHSK, from the coding sequence ATGGCCATTGGCGGTCTAATAGGACTACTGGACGACGTTGCCGCATTGGCGAAGTTGACCGCAGCATCACTGGACGATGTGAGCGCTGCCGCTGGTCGTGCGACGGCGAAGGCGGCTGGGGTGGTGGTGGATGATGCGGCGGTGACGCCGCAATATTTGCACGGGGTAGTGGCAGAGCGTGAGCTGGCGATTGTGAAGCAGATCGCGCTGGGTTCTATCCGCAACAAGCTGATTTTTATCCTACCGGCGGCGCTGCTGCTGAATTATTTTCTGCCCGGGCTACTACCGATCATCCTGATGATAGGCGGCACCTACTTGGCTTTTGAGGGCGCGGAGAAGGTGTGGCATAAGCTCTCTGGCCAGCATGACGATGACAAGCCCGCAGTCGAAAAAGGGCCGGAAGCCGAGAAGAAGATCGTCAGTGGTGCCATCCGCACCGACCTAATTCTCTCTGCTGAAATTATGGTGATTGCGCTGGCGACGGTGTCTCATCAAGGATTCTGGTCACAGCTAGCCAGCTTGGTGGTGGTTGCGTTTGTGATCACTGTTTTGGTGTATGGCGTGGTGGCGCTGCTGGTCAGGATGGACGATGTGGGCCTGAAACTCGCCCAGCGGGATCATTCAGGCATACAGGCGCTGGGCCGGGGCTTGGTCACGGCCATGCCCAAGGTGCTGGCGACCATCTCGGTGGTGGGCACCATCGCCATGCTTTGGGTGGGTGGGCATATCCTGATGGTGAATTTGGGGGCCGCGGGAACGGGCTGGCTCAAAGCGCCCTATGAGTGGGTACATCATATTGAGCTAGGCATTCGCGAGGCCACCTGGGCCTTGGGCGGTACGCTGGGCTGGAGCTTCAATACGCTGTGCTCTGCGGTGATTGGCTTCTTGGTGGGCTCGGTGGTGGTGGGGGGGTTGCGCTTCGTTCCTGCTAAGCGGGCGCATTCTAAATAG
- a CDS encoding DUF1330 domain-containing protein: MPAYIVLTREHTHDSEEMQRYSEKAKAAREGHDPQPLAFYGDFEVLEGSAMEGAVILRFPDMAAARAWYQSPAYQEARKHRFQGADYRVFLVDGIEEA; the protein is encoded by the coding sequence ATGCCCGCTTATATCGTTCTGACCCGTGAACACACCCACGACAGCGAAGAAATGCAGCGCTACAGCGAAAAAGCCAAAGCCGCCCGTGAAGGCCACGACCCGCAGCCGCTGGCGTTTTACGGCGATTTTGAAGTGCTGGAAGGCAGCGCGATGGAGGGTGCCGTGATTCTACGCTTCCCCGACATGGCCGCCGCCCGCGCCTGGTACCAAAGCCCCGCCTACCAAGAAGCCCGCAAGCACCGCTTCCAGGGTGCTGATTACCGCGTCTTCTTGGTGGATGGCATCGAAGAGGCGTAA